A genomic window from Phoenix dactylifera cultivar Barhee BC4 unplaced genomic scaffold, palm_55x_up_171113_PBpolish2nd_filt_p 000189F, whole genome shotgun sequence includes:
- the LOC103721267 gene encoding LRR receptor-like serine/threonine-protein kinase EFR, giving the protein MEVPALLSSLAILVLISTPWHPQPVESSAHSSITDLYALLAFKDHASDPYGILARSWNTTTSFCSWTGVSCSRRRQRVTALVLSDFPLQGTIAPHLANLSFISRLILKNTSLVGPIPDALGRLHRLRFLALDGNHLTGGIPVSLSNLTKLDYLDLSLNNLTGGIPPNFARLTALQQLVLENNSLSGPIPHSLANNASMLNVLLLGNNDLSGPIPEGVGYLPQLQTLVLENNQLSGPIPPSILNMSLLQALFLEQNSLSGPIAGVGNQSFRLPQLRGTSLSINQLTGPIPSSFATCTHLNMLSLSANQLTGPVPAELATLSELEYLYLGSNYLTGTFPGALSNLTKLSELDLVNNSLHGEIPVDIGQFSELHLLSLSGNRLSGAIPDSLGNASMLTAVDLSYNALIGMVPATVGNLAALQFFNLERNGLGGGLDFLSSLSNCRSLENLVISKNGFDGNLPESIGNLSTHLLEFVAYTNQIKGRIPSGLSNLSSLISLDLSDNRMTGAIPPSIMNMEKLQMLDLSYNRIGGSIPQQLDGLRSLFMLHLDENIFSGSIPDCIGNMTRLRSLTLSINLLSSAIPSSIWHLSDILELNFSYNSLEGFLPIDVGSLHAIAKLDLSANRMYGKLPETLGGLMTLAYLDLSHNSFQGPIPQSLGQLISIQSLNLSSNSFSGAIPKSLANLTLLHNLNLSFNRLEGQVPEGGVFSNLTIQSLMGNAALCGATLLGMSACSHNDGGVSHSRLTRRILIYALPIIASMMLVVACVYLLITKLKRRRKKTAVPADGVQVPDNRLISYHELSRATNNFSEANLLGSGSFGSVFKGQLEDGSLVAIKVLNLQTEGASESFHAECRALRMARHRNLVKILNATSNLDFKALVLQYMPNGSLERWLYSYNYFLSLIQRINIVLDVAMALEYLHHHHMEVVLHCDLKPSNVLLDEDMVAHVSDFGIAKLLHGISRSIASATAPGTIGYMAPEYGLNGKVSRRSDVYSYGILLLETFTRKKPTDPMFAGELSLRQWVNQAFPSAVLNVVDDNLLRDAAGCSAGHTFSNERLMEGLSRKHACLSSVLELGLLCSKELPKERVLMEDVVVRLRKIKKEYSSNLSGD; this is encoded by the exons ATGGAGGTTCCTGCTCTTCTCTcgtcattggcaattttagtaTTGATTTCAACGCCATGGCACCCCCAACCAGTGGAGTCCTCTGCGCATAGCAGCATCACCGACTTGTATGCTCTCCTTGCCTTCAAGGACCATGCGTCTGATCCTTACGGCATCTTGGCTAGAAGCTGGAACACTACGACCTCCTTCTGCAGCTGGACTGGAGTCTCCTGTAGCCGCCGTCGCCAGAGAGTGACCGCCCTGGTGCTCAGTGACTTCCCTCTCCAAGGTACCATCGCTCCCCATCTTGCTAACCTCTCATTCATCTCGCGTCTCATCCTCAAAAACACCAGTCTCGTCGGCCCCATCCCGGATGCTCTTGGACGACTGCACCGCCTCCGATTTCTTGCCCTAGACGGGAATCATCTTACAGGAGGGATCCCCGTCAGCTTGAGCAACCTCACGAAACTCGACTATCTTGATCTTTCACTAAACAACCTCACCGGAGGAATTCCTCCAAACTTTGCCCGGCTGACTGCTCTACAGCAGCTGGTTCTTGAAAACAACAGCCTGAGCGGCCCGATCCCACACTCCCTGGCCAACAACGCGTCCATGCTCAACGTCCTTCTCCTAGGCAATAACGACCTCTCAGGCCCCATTCCTGAGGGCGTCGGCTACCTGCCCCAACTTCAGACCCTCGTCCTTGAGAATAACCAGCTATCCGGTCCCATACCCCCGAGCATCCTCAATATGTCTCTCCTGCAGGCCCTTTTCCTTGAGCAGAACAGCCTATCAGGGCCCATTGCTGGAGTCGGAAATCAGAGCTTCAGGCTACCTCAGCTTCGCGGAACCTCCCTCTCAATTAATCAGCTCACCGGGCCCATTCCGTCCAGTTTCGCCACATGCACACATCTTAACATGCTGTCACTGTCGGCCAATCAATTGACCGGACCGGTTCCGGCGGAACTGGCAACCTTGTCAGAGCTCGAGTATTTATATTTGGGTAGCAATTACCTCACGGGAACGTTCCCGGGTGCCCTGAGCAACCTCACAAAGCTGAGTGAACTTGACCTGGTCAACAACAGCCTGCACGGGGAAATTCCAGTGGACATTGGCCAATTTTCCGAGCTCCATCTCCTGAGTTTGTCGGGGAATCGCCTGAGTGGTGCAATCCCTGATTCTTTGGGCAACGCCTCCATGCTCACTGCGGTAGACCTGTCATATAATGCCCTGATTGGGATGGTTCCCGCTACGGTTGGGAACTTAGCGGCCCTACAGTTTTTCAACTTAGAGAGGAACGGGTTGGGCGGAGGGCTcgacttcctttcttctttgtcCAACTGCAGGAGCCTAGAGAATCTGGTTATTTCCAAAAATGGGTTTGATGGAAATCTTCCTGAATCCATAGGGAACCTCTCGACACATCTTCTAGAATTTGTAGCTTACACCAACCAGATCAAGGGAAGGATACCTTCTGGGTTGAGCAATTTAAGCAGCCTCATCTCTTTGGACCTGTCTGATAACCGGATGACGGGAGCCATTCCCCCATCAATCATGAACATGGAGAAACTACAGATGCTGGATCTTTCCTATAATAGGATCGGAGGCTCCATCCCGCAACAGCTTGATGGATTAAGGagtttattcatgcttcatcTCGATGAGAACATATTTTCGGGCTCGATACCTGACTGTATTGGAAACATGACTCGGCTGCGATCCTTGACACTCTCCATCAATTTGCTGTCATCAGCCATACCTTCAAGCATTTGGCACCTAAGTGATATTTTGGAACTTAATTTTTCCTATAATTCTTTGGAAGGCTTCCTACCAATAGATGTGGGAAGCCTACATGCTATCGCTAAATTGGACCTCTCTGCTAACCGAATGTATGGTAAGCTCCCGGAAACTTTGGGTGGTCTCATGACACTAGCTTATCTGGATCTATCACACAACTCATTCCAGGGTCCAATTCCACAATCCCTTGGTCAGTTGATCAGTATACAGTCATTGAATCTGTCATCCAATTCTTTCTCCGGTGCCATTCCCAAATCCTTGGCCAACCTCACATTGCTTCACAACTTGAACCTCTCATTTAATAGGCTAGAAGGTCAGGTTCCAGAAGGTGGTGTCTTCTCCAATCTCACAATCCAATCTTTGATGGGAAACGCTGCGTTATGCGGGGCAACACTACTAGGAATGTCAGCTTGCTCCCATAATGATGGTGGTGTCTCTCATTCGAGATTGACAAGGCGGATACTGATATATGCCCTTCCTATTATTGCATCTATGATGCTGGTGGTTGCCTGCGTCTACTTACTGATAACTAAGctcaagagaagaaggaagaaaaccgCAGTTCCAGCTGACGGGGTACAAGTGCCTGACAATAGGTTGATTTCCTACCATGAACTCAGCCGTGCTACCAACAATTTCAGTGAGGCCAACCTTCTGGGATCCGGGAGCTTCGGGTCAGTGTTCAAGGGACAACTAGAAGATGGGTCACTTGTAGCTATAAAAGTTCTAAACTTGCAAACTGAAGGAGCCTCTGAAAGTTTTCACGCAGAATGCCGAGCATTGCGCATGGCTCGGCACCGGAACCTTGTCAAGATACTCAACGCCACTTCTAACTTGGACTTCAAGGCTTTGGTTCTCCAGTACATGCCCAATGGCAGCCTCGAGAGATGGCTGTACTCCTACAATTATTTCTTGAGCCTTATTCAGAGAATAAATATTGTGCTAGATGTGGCGATGGCACTGGAGtacctccaccaccaccacatgGAGGTCGTGCTACACTGCGATCTGAAGCCAAGCAATGTATTGCTGGATGAAGACATGGTGGCTCATGTTTCTGACTTTGGCATCGCCAAGCTGCTTCATGGCATTAGCAGGTCCATAGCATCTGCGACTGCACCTGGGACAATTGGCTATATGGCTCCAG AGTATGGATTAAATGGAAAAGTGTCAAGAAGGAGCGACGTTTATAGCTATGGGATACTATTGCTAGAAACCTTTACAAGAAAGAAGCCCACTGATCCCATGTTTGCTGGGGAGTTGAGCTTAAGACAATGGGTGAATCAAGCATTTCCTTCCGCAGTGTTGAATGTTGTGGATGACAACCTTTTGAGAGATGCCGCAGGTTGTAGCGCTGGCCATACCTTTTCCAATGAAAGGCTAATGGAAGGCTTGAGCAGAAAGCATGCATGTCTTTCATCTGTTCTGGAGTTGGGTTTACTATGCTCCAAAGAATTGCCCAAAGAGAGAGTATTGATGGAAGACGTTGTTGTTAGATTAAGGAAGATCAAGAAGGAGTACTCGTCAAATTTATCTGGTGATTGA